Proteins encoded by one window of Hymenobacter tibetensis:
- a CDS encoding PorP/SprF family type IX secretion system membrane protein, which produces MKKALPILLLPLLLLAAAPVLAQQQAQYSQYMNNNYILNPGATGVEDYIDVKFSYRTQWAGLEGAPKTYYASISSSLGKWRTTSKRTIRDRRRPFHALGALVYNDVTGPTSRKGAYVSYAYNMVLAPDLRASLGVSAGMQQFAVDGQQLQFFDPTTVAASDASRVFDASVGLWVYSSKFYAGVSGAQLLANKLDFSYGPNSLNAGAGNSLKRHYFATAGVRLPLSDDWSLVPSVLVKAVNPAPLSLDLNAKLKYQDLLWAGVSWRAFDSFVGMVGLSYEQLTLGYSYDVGLSELAGYHGGSHEVLLGLRLKKKTQVVCTNRFW; this is translated from the coding sequence ATGAAAAAAGCTTTACCTATACTGCTGCTTCCACTGCTGCTGCTGGCTGCGGCACCAGTTTTAGCCCAACAGCAGGCACAGTACAGCCAGTACATGAACAACAATTACATCCTAAATCCTGGCGCAACCGGCGTAGAGGATTACATCGATGTTAAGTTCAGCTACCGCACCCAATGGGCTGGCCTGGAAGGAGCACCCAAAACCTACTACGCCAGCATCAGTTCCTCGCTGGGCAAGTGGCGCACCACCAGCAAGCGCACCATCCGCGACCGGCGCCGGCCGTTTCACGCGTTGGGAGCCCTCGTCTACAATGACGTAACCGGCCCCACGAGCCGGAAGGGAGCCTACGTTTCCTATGCCTACAACATGGTGTTAGCACCTGACTTACGGGCGTCACTGGGCGTGTCGGCGGGTATGCAGCAGTTTGCCGTTGATGGACAGCAACTCCAGTTCTTCGACCCCACAACTGTAGCTGCCAGCGACGCCTCACGGGTGTTTGATGCCTCGGTAGGCTTGTGGGTGTATAGCTCCAAGTTCTACGCGGGGGTGTCGGGGGCGCAGTTGCTAGCCAACAAACTCGACTTTTCCTACGGCCCCAACTCGCTGAACGCGGGAGCCGGCAACTCCCTGAAGCGGCACTACTTCGCTACGGCCGGGGTGCGGTTGCCGCTCAGCGACGACTGGTCATTGGTTCCATCGGTACTGGTTAAAGCCGTCAATCCGGCCCCCCTTTCCCTTGACCTCAACGCCAAGCTTAAGTACCAGGACCTGTTGTGGGCGGGCGTGTCTTGGCGGGCTTTCGACTCGTTCGTGGGGATGGTAGGCCTCAGCTACGAGCAGCTAACGTTGGGCTATTCCTACGATGTCGGTTTGTCTGAGTTAGCCGGCTACCATGGGGGCAGCCATGAGGTGTTACTCGGGTTGCGTTTAAAGAAAAAGACCCAAGTGGTGTGTACCAACAGATTCTGGTAG